In Mesorhizobium sp. 113-3-3, a genomic segment contains:
- the secDF gene encoding protein translocase subunit SecDF — translation MLYFSRFKMILIWVAVAITVILAAPNLFPASTLAQLPSWVPKRQMTLGLDLQGGSHILLEMNQNDLIKDRLETTRDEIRTLLRDAKIGYTGLAGTGRTLQVRITDPAQLDAAKKALKTLTDPVAAGLFTGGSIQEMALDDSEPGLLKFTVTDAGIKYRTSTALAQSIEVVERRVNELGTTEPIVQRQGDDRILVQVPGLQDPQRLKEILGQTAKLTFQMVDQSMPVQDALKGRPPAGSSVLYSQDDPPVPYLIENRVIVSGENLVDAQATYNSQNNEPVVSFRFDSKGAARFGQATSQNVGKLFAIILDNQVISAPQIREPILGGTGQISGNFTAQSANDLAVLLRAGALPATLTVIEERTVGPGLGQDSIHAGKVAGIIGSILVVAFMFVAYGFLGFLANIALAVHVAMIVGLLSLLGATLTLPGIAGIVLTIGMAVDSNVLIYERIREERRLGRSVIQAIDTGFSKALATIVDSNVTSLIATVVLFYLGTGPVKGFAITYAIGILTTVFTAFTFTRLLVSIWLRRARPKELPKAPVTFIPPGTKIPFMGIRRWTFALSSILSVLSVVLFMTVDINYGIDFKGGSMIEVQSKSGTADLGDIRARLTELNIGEVQVQQFGAPNDVLIRVGTQDGGENAEQTVIDKVRGELQDQYDFRRVEVVGPTVSGELAKQGTIAMLVALIGILVYVWFRFEWQFAVGAIVATVHDVVMTLGFFVITGLEFNQSSLAAILTIIGYSLNDTIVVYDRVREDLRKYKRMPLPQLLNNAINETLSRTTLTSVTTILALLALVLFGGEVIRSFTMAMLFGVVFGTYSSIFIAAPLLILFKLRPQASADEEKPVNGGKAVAT, via the coding sequence ATGCTGTATTTTTCGCGCTTCAAGATGATCCTGATCTGGGTGGCCGTTGCCATCACAGTGATCCTCGCCGCGCCCAATCTGTTCCCCGCCAGCACGTTGGCCCAGCTGCCGAGCTGGGTGCCCAAGCGGCAGATGACGCTCGGCCTCGATCTTCAGGGTGGTTCGCACATCCTGCTGGAGATGAACCAGAACGATCTGATCAAGGATCGGCTGGAGACGACGCGCGACGAAATCCGCACACTGCTGCGTGACGCCAAGATTGGCTATACCGGCCTTGCCGGCACCGGGCGGACCTTGCAGGTCCGCATCACGGACCCGGCCCAGCTCGATGCCGCAAAAAAGGCGTTGAAGACCTTGACCGATCCGGTCGCGGCCGGCCTCTTCACCGGCGGCTCCATCCAGGAAATGGCGCTGGATGATTCCGAGCCGGGCCTGCTCAAGTTCACCGTCACCGACGCCGGCATCAAATACCGCACGTCGACCGCATTGGCGCAGTCGATCGAAGTGGTCGAGCGCCGCGTCAACGAACTCGGCACCACCGAGCCGATCGTGCAGCGGCAAGGCGACGACCGCATCCTCGTCCAGGTGCCTGGCCTGCAGGATCCGCAGCGGCTGAAAGAAATCCTCGGCCAGACCGCGAAGCTGACCTTCCAGATGGTCGACCAGTCGATGCCGGTGCAGGACGCGCTCAAGGGGCGTCCGCCCGCAGGCTCCTCGGTGCTCTATTCCCAGGACGACCCGCCGGTTCCGTATCTGATCGAAAACCGCGTCATCGTTTCGGGCGAAAACCTGGTCGACGCGCAGGCGACCTACAATTCGCAGAACAACGAGCCGGTGGTTTCATTCCGCTTCGATTCGAAGGGCGCCGCCCGCTTCGGCCAGGCGACCTCGCAGAATGTCGGCAAGCTGTTCGCCATCATCCTCGACAACCAGGTGATCTCGGCGCCGCAGATCCGTGAACCGATCCTCGGCGGCACCGGCCAGATTTCAGGCAATTTCACCGCCCAGAGCGCCAACGATCTCGCCGTGCTTCTGCGAGCCGGTGCGCTGCCGGCGACGCTGACGGTCATCGAAGAGCGTACCGTGGGTCCGGGCCTTGGCCAGGATTCGATCCATGCCGGCAAGGTCGCCGGCATCATCGGTTCGATCCTCGTCGTTGCCTTCATGTTCGTCGCCTATGGCTTCCTCGGCTTCCTCGCCAACATCGCGCTGGCGGTGCACGTGGCGATGATTGTCGGACTGTTGTCGCTGCTTGGGGCGACGCTGACCTTGCCTGGCATTGCCGGTATCGTGCTGACCATCGGCATGGCGGTCGATTCCAACGTGCTGATCTACGAACGTATCCGTGAAGAACGACGGCTTGGCCGCTCGGTGATCCAGGCGATCGACACCGGCTTCTCGAAGGCGCTGGCGACCATCGTCGATTCCAACGTCACCTCGCTGATCGCCACGGTTGTGCTGTTCTATCTCGGCACCGGCCCGGTGAAGGGCTTTGCCATCACCTACGCCATCGGCATCCTGACCACGGTCTTCACCGCTTTCACCTTCACGCGCCTGCTGGTGTCGATCTGGCTGCGCCGCGCCCGTCCGAAGGAACTGCCGAAGGCGCCGGTGACCTTCATTCCGCCGGGCACCAAGATCCCCTTCATGGGCATCCGCCGCTGGACGTTCGCGCTGTCGAGCATTCTGTCGGTGCTGTCTGTCGTGCTGTTCATGACGGTCGACATCAATTACGGCATCGACTTCAAGGGCGGCTCGATGATCGAGGTGCAGTCCAAGAGCGGCACTGCTGATCTCGGCGACATCCGCGCCAGGCTGACCGAACTCAACATCGGCGAAGTGCAGGTGCAGCAGTTCGGCGCGCCGAACGACGTGCTGATCCGCGTCGGCACGCAGGACGGCGGCGAGAATGCCGAGCAGACCGTCATCGACAAGGTGCGCGGCGAGCTGCAGGACCAGTATGATTTCCGCCGTGTCGAAGTCGTGGGCCCGACGGTTTCCGGAGAACTCGCCAAGCAAGGCACCATCGCCATGCTGGTCGCGCTGATCGGCATCCTGGTCTATGTCTGGTTCCGTTTCGAGTGGCAGTTCGCGGTCGGCGCCATCGTGGCGACGGTGCACGATGTGGTCATGACGCTCGGCTTCTTCGTCATAACCGGGCTTGAATTCAACCAGTCGTCGCTGGCGGCGATCCTGACCATCATCGGCTATTCGCTGAACGACACGATCGTGGTCTATGACCGCGTTCGAGAGGATCTGCGAAAATACAAGCGAATGCCGCTGCCGCAGCTGTTGAACAATGCCATCAACGAAACGCTGTCGCGAACGACGCTCACCTCGGTGACGACGATCCTGGCCTTGCTGGCGCTGGTGCTGTTCGGCGGCGAAGTCATCCGCTCCTTCACCATGGCGATGCTGTTCGGCGTTGTCTTCGGCACCTATTCGTCGATCTTCATCGCCGCACCGCTGCTGATCCTGTTCAAGCTGCGGCCGCAGGCCTCGGCCGACGAGGAGAAGCCGGTCAACGGCGGCAAGGCGGTCGCGACCTGA
- a CDS encoding ATP-binding protein gives MTDSTIDALNKKLDRLIDAVGRLAPPPVPETDLAEAECFVWQADPGYLEPVRKVNRVDIGLIRGVDRVRDILVDNTERFAAGFAANNVLLWGARGMGKSSLVKAVHAEINARAKSDLPLKLIEIHREDIDTLPKLMGLLKAAPFRVILFCDDLSFDHDDTSYKSLKAALEGGVEGRPANVIFYATSNRRHLLPRDMIDNERSTAINPSEAVEEKVSLSDRFGLWLGFHKCSQDEYLEMINGYASHHGLDIDPEQLRAEALEWATTRGSRSGRVAWQFTQDLAGRLGKPLKD, from the coding sequence ATGACCGACAGCACCATCGACGCCCTCAACAAGAAACTTGACCGCCTGATCGACGCTGTCGGCCGCCTCGCCCCACCGCCGGTGCCTGAAACCGACCTCGCAGAGGCCGAGTGCTTCGTCTGGCAGGCCGATCCCGGCTATCTGGAGCCGGTGCGCAAGGTCAACCGCGTCGACATCGGCCTGATCCGCGGCGTCGACCGTGTCCGCGACATCCTGGTCGACAACACAGAGCGCTTCGCCGCCGGCTTTGCCGCCAACAATGTGCTGTTGTGGGGCGCGCGCGGCATGGGCAAATCGTCGCTGGTCAAGGCTGTGCACGCCGAGATCAACGCCAGGGCCAAATCCGACCTGCCGCTCAAGCTGATCGAAATCCACCGTGAGGATATCGACACGCTGCCGAAGCTGATGGGTCTGCTGAAGGCCGCGCCCTTCCGCGTGATCCTGTTCTGCGACGACCTGTCCTTCGATCATGACGACACCTCCTACAAGTCGCTGAAGGCAGCGCTCGAAGGCGGCGTCGAGGGCCGCCCGGCCAATGTCATCTTCTACGCCACCTCGAACCGGCGCCATCTGTTGCCGCGCGACATGATCGACAATGAGCGCTCGACCGCCATCAACCCGTCCGAAGCGGTCGAGGAGAAGGTCTCGTTGTCCGATCGGTTCGGGCTTTGGCTCGGCTTCCACAAATGTTCGCAGGACGAGTATCTCGAGATGATCAACGGCTATGCCAGCCATCACGGCCTCGACATCGACCCCGAGCAGTTGCGTGCCGAGGCGCTGGAGTGGGCGACGACGCGCGGCAGCCGCTCGGGCCGCGTCGCCTGGCAGTTCACGCAGGATCTGGCCGGCCGGCTTGGCAAGCCGCTCAAGGATTGA
- a CDS encoding phytoene/squalene synthase family protein encodes MSQNAEIVMDAVRAADHDRYLTALYAPADKRDALFSLYAFNAEIAGIRDRIHEALPGEVRLQWWRDLIAADNEDAAIGHPVADALKATISGYRLPKLAFDNMLEARIFDLYDDPMPSRTDLEGYCGETAAALIQLAAMVLDPAEAPRFAELAGRAGCAQAMTGLLLLLPLHRKRGQCFIPADILAAAGSSPEEFVAGDGGPGAQRAVAAMTALAREHLAAFELGAAALPASLRPAFLPLALSRAYLDKMEGSRHSPLDGVARLSVLRRHWLLLRRASKGWPAL; translated from the coding sequence ATGTCGCAAAATGCCGAAATCGTCATGGATGCGGTGCGCGCCGCCGACCATGACCGCTACCTCACGGCACTCTACGCACCGGCCGACAAGCGCGACGCGCTGTTTTCGCTCTACGCTTTCAATGCCGAGATTGCCGGCATCCGCGACCGCATCCATGAAGCGTTGCCGGGCGAGGTGCGGCTGCAATGGTGGCGTGACCTCATCGCCGCCGACAATGAGGATGCAGCCATCGGCCATCCCGTCGCCGACGCGCTGAAGGCGACGATTTCCGGCTATCGCCTGCCCAAGTTGGCCTTCGACAACATGCTCGAAGCGCGCATCTTCGATCTCTATGACGATCCGATGCCGTCGCGCACCGATCTCGAGGGCTATTGCGGCGAGACGGCGGCCGCGCTGATCCAGCTTGCGGCAATGGTGCTCGATCCCGCCGAGGCGCCCCGCTTCGCCGAACTGGCGGGCAGGGCGGGCTGCGCGCAGGCCATGACCGGCCTTTTGCTTCTGCTACCGCTGCACCGCAAGCGCGGGCAGTGTTTCATCCCGGCCGACATACTGGCCGCGGCGGGGTCGTCGCCGGAGGAGTTTGTCGCCGGCGATGGTGGGCCTGGAGCGCAGCGCGCGGTGGCGGCGATGACCGCGCTGGCACGCGAACACCTTGCCGCTTTCGAGCTGGGTGCTGCCGCACTGCCGGCGTCATTGCGCCCGGCATTCCTGCCGCTGGCGCTGTCTCGCGCCTATCTCGACAAGATGGAAGGCTCGCGCCATTCCCCGCTCGACGGCGTCGCGCGGCTGTCGGTCTTGCGCCGGCACTGGCTGCTGTTGCGGCGGGCGAGCAAGGGCTGGCCGGCACTTTGA
- the yajC gene encoding preprotein translocase subunit YajC: MFVTPAYAQGIGGASPDMFISILPFVLIFVIMYFLIIRPQRTQLKKRGEMLAAVRRGDTVVTGGGFVGKVTKVIDDNELEIDLGGGTKVTALRSTIADVRVKGEPVANQNAKK, encoded by the coding sequence ATGTTCGTGACACCGGCATACGCCCAAGGCATTGGCGGCGCCTCTCCCGATATGTTCATCAGCATTTTGCCGTTTGTCCTGATTTTCGTGATCATGTATTTTCTGATCATCCGCCCGCAGCGCACGCAGCTGAAGAAGCGCGGCGAGATGCTGGCGGCGGTCCGTCGCGGCGACACGGTGGTTACCGGCGGCGGTTTCGTCGGCAAGGTGACGAAGGTGATCGACGACAACGAGCTCGAGATCGACCTCGGCGGTGGCACCAAGGTGACTGCGCTGCGCTCGACCATTGCCGATGTGCGCGTCAAGGGCGAACCAGTCGCCAACCAGAACGCCAAGAAGTAA
- a CDS encoding AraC family transcriptional regulator has product MRPQSAPARSLSDVAMISRHIDAGVHRLPRAPHHRIMVHASAATRSYCNQVGRYFVRRAGDIDLVPAGEEGGFEAETPFDTVEIVLQPALMERVAAELGGRGSVSRLDTRHLLRDQRIEHLARALHSDLDAGAPSGSLFADSIGAALAVRLLSLDDIDINRTNRLPDVQLKRVLEHIETALHEPLSIDRLARVAGASSSHLRTWFKVATGVTLHRYVLRRRVERARLLLRQGDLSTSEVAELTGFAHQSHLAHWMRREIGQTPRDVRRAQPPK; this is encoded by the coding sequence ATGCGTCCACAATCCGCTCCGGCCCGATCCCTATCCGACGTGGCGATGATCTCCCGGCATATCGATGCGGGTGTCCACCGCCTGCCGCGGGCGCCGCACCATCGCATCATGGTCCACGCAAGCGCGGCGACACGCTCCTACTGCAATCAGGTCGGGCGTTATTTCGTCAGGCGCGCCGGCGATATCGACCTGGTGCCGGCCGGCGAGGAGGGCGGTTTCGAGGCTGAAACTCCGTTCGATACGGTCGAGATCGTCTTGCAGCCGGCCTTGATGGAAAGGGTGGCGGCAGAACTTGGCGGCAGGGGGTCGGTATCGCGGCTCGACACCCGCCATCTGCTTCGTGACCAGCGCATCGAACATCTCGCTCGCGCACTGCATAGCGACCTCGATGCAGGCGCGCCGAGTGGCTCTTTGTTTGCAGACAGCATTGGCGCCGCGCTCGCGGTCAGGCTGCTCAGCCTGGATGATATAGACATCAATCGAACGAACCGCTTGCCGGATGTCCAGCTCAAGCGCGTGCTGGAGCACATTGAGACCGCTCTCCACGAGCCGCTCTCGATCGATCGACTGGCCCGGGTTGCGGGCGCGAGCAGCTCGCACTTGCGGACATGGTTCAAGGTGGCGACGGGCGTCACCCTGCACCGCTACGTGTTGCGACGCCGCGTCGAACGCGCGCGCCTCCTGCTGCGGCAAGGCGATCTCAGCACCAGCGAGGTTGCGGAGTTGACGGGCTTTGCGCACCAGTCACATCTGGCGCATTGGATGCGCCGCGAGATCGGCCAGACGCCGCGCGACGTGCGGCGGGCGCAGCCGCCCAAGTGA
- a CDS encoding NAD-dependent epimerase/dehydratase family protein, with protein MSFYVVVGAGPVGRETARLLSEEGHEVVLTSRSIGSNVLPNVRTIQADATDASELSRICRGADAIFMCAMAAYDRWPTDFFPIIDGTVRAAEAVGAKLIVLGNLYGYGENADSPLRCDLPLNPTSRKGTARTIMWQRAVRADVPALEIRSSDYLGHGAISYFSLIALPSIIDGKPTAFIGDLDATHAWSFTRDVASTLVAAASYKGEWDRAFHVPSQYASPRELIQKTAAMLAREVSGIRSYSASEMESLGMHEAVEMSYLFESPLLVDAFDTEALLGVKASSLEEMIADTLRDHL; from the coding sequence ATGAGTTTCTATGTTGTCGTCGGCGCGGGCCCGGTTGGTCGCGAGACCGCGCGTCTTCTCAGTGAAGAAGGACATGAAGTCGTTCTCACCAGCCGAAGCATCGGTTCGAACGTTTTGCCGAACGTGCGGACCATACAGGCCGATGCCACGGATGCCTCGGAACTGTCGCGAATCTGCCGAGGCGCCGACGCCATCTTCATGTGCGCCATGGCGGCATATGATCGCTGGCCGACCGACTTTTTCCCCATCATCGACGGCACCGTGCGCGCGGCCGAAGCGGTCGGCGCCAAGCTCATCGTGCTCGGAAACCTCTATGGTTATGGAGAAAACGCCGATAGCCCGCTTCGCTGCGATCTGCCCCTGAACCCGACTTCGAGGAAGGGAACCGCCAGGACGATCATGTGGCAGCGGGCGGTTCGTGCCGACGTGCCGGCGCTCGAAATACGCTCCAGCGACTATCTCGGACATGGCGCGATCAGCTATTTCTCGCTGATCGCCCTGCCCTCCATCATCGACGGCAAACCTACCGCCTTCATCGGAGACCTCGACGCAACCCATGCCTGGAGCTTCACCAGGGACGTCGCGAGCACACTGGTCGCGGCGGCCAGCTACAAGGGTGAATGGGACCGGGCATTTCACGTTCCCTCGCAGTACGCCTCACCCCGGGAGCTCATCCAGAAAACCGCGGCGATGCTCGCACGAGAGGTTTCGGGGATACGTTCCTATTCCGCCTCCGAGATGGAATCCCTGGGCATGCATGAGGCTGTCGAGATGAGCTACCTCTTCGAGAGCCCCTTGCTGGTTGACGCCTTCGACACTGAGGCGCTGCTGGGCGTCAAAGCCAGCAGCCTCGAGGAGATGATCGCCGACACGCTCCGCGATCATCTGTGA
- a CDS encoding Mth938-like domain-containing protein — MVTGKGIVIREAHFPGRAPIEAYGNGGFRFADMSHRGSLLCLPSGIYGWEPADASALTVADFEKLLAEADKVEILLVGMGKDLRPLPAALRAALKEAGIASDPMSTGAAVRTYNVLLAEDRAVAAALIAVD; from the coding sequence GTGGTGACCGGCAAAGGCATCGTCATCCGCGAGGCGCATTTTCCCGGCCGCGCACCGATCGAGGCCTACGGCAATGGCGGGTTCCGCTTTGCCGACATGTCGCATCGCGGCTCGCTGCTGTGCCTGCCATCCGGCATCTATGGCTGGGAGCCGGCAGACGCTTCAGCGCTGACGGTGGCGGATTTCGAAAAACTTCTGGCCGAGGCCGACAAGGTCGAGATCTTGCTGGTCGGCATGGGCAAGGATTTGCGGCCATTGCCGGCGGCGCTGCGGGCGGCGCTGAAAGAGGCGGGCATTGCCTCCGACCCGATGTCGACGGGGGCCGCGGTGCGGACCTACAATGTCCTTCTGGCGGAAGACCGCGCCGTGGCCGCCGCGCTCATCGCCGTCGATTGA